The DNA segment gtgctaattggagaatgagttcactgattgatccgcttacggaatgctggatggttgatgatgttttattgtcagacagcgattccatagtcctagtggtatatttggtccttagacttgagacaccaaggatgtcctgtatgagtgctccactctttgataccagacttgtaggtttggctgtcccagatctagtacagttggtcattgagagtggtagtcgaccttacaagggctattgagtgtcaatagaggatcatccactctcggcgtcatgagaggaatatcctatgtgttcttattCAGACAAATCTCTAACTAGGGTCAtttgggttaagagagaaagagttctccgggagaatccgattagagcgagactcaaatagaaaccgtatgggtttgaaagcaccatgctcgatatacggtctttgggatattagatggatgagggactataggtatacagtaattgagaatagacaggtccaatggattggattcccctatatcatctgactacgacatagtggcctagtacgtccgtagtcgataagtcaagtgaattattacagagataataatttactgagttaaaaggagttatgacaggtatgacttacggccagctcgatattgggcctagagggtcacacatatatggtaggcattgcaatgagtagaggttcaaatatgagatatccgacggagcccttgtcttattggatatccaataagcccctgaattattggatcccatggacgagattcaataagagcctatgagagattattagatagagatccactaatctaaaaggcttgggttattggatgtagatccaatacccactaggcgaggatctattagggcttgacaggggacctctataaataagagggattcagagcctcataggctagaacctttgcttgcctctcctattctccttcccctctccacctcggagcaggcctggagtttttgaggagcgtcgtcgcaaccttgctgtgtggatcaccgctagagaggaggacgcttgacttccttcaccctctcctaaggatctacaaggaaataagaatatacgatctccctaggtaacacaatctattctatacgtagttttttcaatttcgtagattttgcgcaccaatcttcgtacgacgacgaacatctctttgggaatcagggattttgttttcttgttcttccgctacgtatatgatgtcgcccccaaagattttcccataggttcagcccatggtgggtttTAACAACCCATAGCCCACCCCCCTTTCTCTAAACCCTAGATCCAAattagggggtgtggtgactGCATTTTTTAGGGAGAAAAACTACAATAATGAGATAGATTTTTATTGCAGCTACGTGAttccaaaacttagaagaaaagggcaaaaaataggagaaaggaagggaagaaaacaaggacaacgtagagaggttGTTCTCGATCATCtatgcagtgttctcatctcaggttaggtcagatctataatagattcttgctgtgattacttggggataatttggatattatgcacaatgacgtgatccttgtatctcggttattctcttgtgattattgctagattttgggcaagagattgagatttgtatattcattattcttatagtggattatctctagtttgcctcgtgaattttacccttcacattggaggggttttccacgtaaatcttagtgttatatttgattgtgattccatttaattccactaCATGTTATGAtctgctagtatttattcatatacaaaattttatttctctttatatcttaTCATGGGCTTAGGAAAGAGCCCAAGGCTGAACAGATTCACTATTGAATTTTTCATGCATTTATGGTACCTTCTTAAGTATTCCATAGTTTTTACCTTCAATAACTTCCATAAGTATGCTATTATCCCGAAAACTATCCTTGCTCTTATATGCAAAAGTGAGAGCCCCTTTGAAATTAGTGACTTTCGTCTAATTGCTCTTTGTAATATTATTTACCAAATTCTCTCTAAAGTTCTTGCCTCCCGCATCAAGCCTCTCCTATATAACCTCATCAATTAAGAATAATCTACCTTCATTTTTAGTAGACGCATTCATGATAACACCACTATCGCCCAAGGACTCACCCACTCTATGTTTAATTCCCAAGAGAAGAATTCTCTAATCTTAATCAAAATTGACCTCCAAAAGGCCTTTGACTATCTCTTATTAAAATGAAATTTCCTCACATCTTTATTAATTAAGTTAGAGCTTAAGTTGCTTCTACCAAATTCAACTATATGATCAATAACAACAACTAATTGGTTCAAAAGCTTTTGAGGGATCCACCAAGGTGATCTTATCCCTCCCTATTTGTTTGTTATCACATAACTTCTATCTACACTTGTACAATTATGTTGAAAAGAAAAGAATcgaactcttttcctaacaaaaatattaaaatatctcaCATTGTGTTTACTGATGACATCTTATATGCCATTATAGCTACGCGTAACTCTTGCTAGCATCTCTCAAAGAGTCTTAATCTCTATCATAGTCTAACTAgcctaaatataaataaaaacaagtctatcattttttttaaaatattttctcaCTAAAACTAATCATCAAGGGCGGTTGGCCCATACCTTATCAAAGGATTTTCCTATCATACAACATAATTTCACCAAATATCTAAAATTAGATTATTGACAAGTCCATCAATAGAATCAATGGATGATAAAAATATTTCCTATCCTAAGCTAGAAAGTTATATTGATTAACCTTGTCCTCAATTTCATACCCTTATAGCCTCTTGATAACTAGTGGACCACCAACAAGTTTGCCAACACTATCTCTAAATGcaataaatctttcttttgagaTACTACCAATCATAGGAAAGTTAGGCTACTTAATTGAAATTATATCATAGTCCCTCTAGATAAAGGTGGCCTTGGGGTGAGAGATATCAActtgattaatcatattgttaATGCCAAGCGCTTACTATTCTTAATACTTCTAACCTCTTATGGGCTAGAAtcctaaatattaaatataaatgtcCTGATCCTCATTATGTAGAAAAGCCTCtccaatttgacaatgtatcaatAGTACTTTGCATGATACTAAAGAAGGCCCTAGAAAAGTTATGGGATCTAGTTTTAACATCAGGTTATGAGATGATATGTAGATCTCTAATACTCCCTTGAACAAATGGTCTATTTTCTTCAACTGTGATAAAGTTATAAATCTCTATAGTATCTATGATATGATAATGAACAAAAATTAGAACATGTAATTACTAAATTGTGTTTTCCACTCATTTGGTAGGTAAAATCACAAGTATATATCTAGCCTTTGAATTAGACCATGAGTGCTGGGTTTGGAGTCCTCACTCTCAAGAGATAACAACCTTCAAAAGTATCTATAGATTCTTGAGGGACAACTTACTATAGAGAGGAGTGAGATGGTTGGAAGGTTGCTTAGAAGCTGAATATTCTTTCTAAAGTCAAATTCTTTCTTTGGAAACTCTTATAAGAAATATTATCTATCTTTTTGTGACTTTCTAATATCATCCACTATTATGTTGGCCAATATTGTGTTTATCaaagggggtgggggtgggggtggcgGAGGGTTGAGTATGTGAAGTATATCTTATTCTCTTATAACTTTTCAAGATCTTTCTAGGATATTCGTCAATCCAAAATGGGTTTCAATTTTTCCTTCATGCACAACTGATCTAATGGAGACCGGTTATAAGAGAAGAAATATTTGGGTTCTCAAGCTATTAGTACCATTGTTTCTACTATAGCCACATCCCTTTGATTCATATAGAAGAACAAGAATGAAACTAACTCAAACATTCGTCATTCTTACCTATTCTTCATTTAATTTAAGGTCTCAGTGTTTTTTCAAGGTCCATGATAGCCAATCTCAATATCGTAAGAATGATTCGTCCTCTTCTCTAATTCTCCTTGAGTCAAACAAGGACCTATCTTCCTCAAACTCTCTTTTTACTATTTTTATGATGGATCATTCACTAATCTCAATGTTTATCACTTGtgaaatgataagctatatgggaTGCGCTAAACATGACTTCCCAACTCAGCTTGACTAGTATCATTATAAAATCTAACTATATTGAAGTTGTGATAATTTATAGAAAATCTAAAGTCCCTCAATGACatgtaaaaaatatatacaatgatATAATTTAGATGGCTAATAGTTTAAATGTATGATGTTTTGAACATGTATATAGGAAGGAAGGGTAATTTTATGCTCACAACCTTACATTCAAATATGTTCTTTGTGTTCTCCTCGATCCTCCAAGGAGATTTCTATATTTTTGAGGATGAACAGTGTCCCAATTAGTTAATTGAAGcttaatttcttttctttaaaaaaaggtgtatatgatatttttgaatatatatatatatatatatatatatatatatatatatatatattcacaataTTAAAGGCAGAGAACTTTTGTTCATTCCATGACAATTTACATTGGGAAACAATCTAAGACGCAATAGAGGCAATGCGTTAACTGAAAAGGCATGCATAGATAAGTGGAAAGATTGATGCATAACTATGATTGCTTTGTGCTTGTTAGGTAACTATTAACACGATAAAACACAAAATTAAAAGTCATGCATAGATATAGAGCCATGTTTATATAAACTATGACTTTATAGTAGCAATATTTGTGCCAAGTTGGTTTCTAAGCAAATGGTTTAAGCACGTGTTGTCAAAAGAATCACCGTAGGATGATGATCCTGTTGAGAACAAATCAAATAGAGTGattctatttttttaatctttctaaCTTGCTCCTATCTTAATGATGTAAAGATGCAAAATAGATCAAATATCTTGGTCAATATAGACCGGCAAGTCCGTAACACTATATCAGTTTCGCGTTCTACTATTAATGTGAAATAGCGGCAGGTAGATGCTCTCGGCATTGTCCCGTCCAAGTTTGAAGCATCTCCTGAGATCATGCAGCGACGCTCAAGCGTTGGTCCAAATCCATGCCCTCATGCTCGTCACCGGATCTCTGTACTACCCTCACTCCTCTGGCCATTTGATCTCTGCGTACGCCCGGATCGGCGACGTCGCCGCCGCCCACTCCGTCTTCCGGACCGCCTCCAACCCCAACATCTCCACATGGAACGCCCTCATTATTGCCCACTCCCGGCGAGGTTCTCTCGACCAAGTCCTCCGCCTTTACCGCCTCCTTGTCTCCCAGGGCCGGCCGCGGCCCGACAGTTCCACGTTCACCGTGACCCTTAAGGCTTGCGCTCAATCGTTTGATCTCAGGTCCGGACAGGAGGTTATAGCCCATGCCTCGGATCTCGGGTACTCGCATGATGTGTTCGTTTGCTCTTCGGTACTTAATATGTATGCAAAATGTGGGAAAATGGATGATGCTATGAgggtgttcgacgaaatgcctAAGAAGGATATCGTTTCTTGGACCACAATGATCACGGGGTTTGTAAACACTGGGAATCCAGTGGAAGCAATAGAGGTTTATAGGAAGATGCAAGCCGAGGGTGTTGAGGGAGATGGGATCGTGATGGTTGGCCTGTTGCAAGCATGTGCGGCATTCGGAGACATGGGGATCGGTCAGTCTGTTCATGGGCATATGTTGCGGCATCACATTGAAACAGATGTTGTTGTCGAGACTAGTCTTGTGGACATGTACGCCAAAAATGGTTTCTTGGAAACTGCACACATTGCCTTCGAGAAAATGTCTTCTAAAAATGTTGTGTCATGGAGTGCATTGATATCGGGCTATGCTCAAAATGGATTTGCTAGTGATGCACTATGGATGTTGATCAAGATGCAGGAGTTTGGTTTGTGTCCTGATTCAGTTGCACTTGTGAGTGCTATTTTGGCATgttctcacattgggtttttgAAATTGGGCAAGTCCATTCATGGGTTCATAATGAGGAGGTTTGATTTTGATCATATCCTGGGTACTGCAGTTATTGACATGTACTCCAAGTGTGGCTCCCTCTTGAGTGCTCGTGAACTTTTTGATAGGGTTTGTTCAAGAGACCTGATCTCGTGGAACACAATGATTGCTAGTTACGGTGTTCATGGACATGGGAAGGAGGCACTATCGACCTTCCTAGAAATGAGCAAAACTGAATTGAAGCCTGACCATGCCACATTTGCTTCCCTGTTATCTGCTTTCAGTCACTCGGGCCTTGTAGAAGAAGGACGTCACTGGTTCAATCTCATGAGACAGGAGTACAGGAttgatccaagtgacaagcactaTGTTTGCATGGTAGATCTTTTAGCTCGTGCTGGTCATGTTGAAGAAGCCTGTGAGCTCATCCAGTCCATGCCAGATGAACCAGGAGTTGCAGTCTGGGTTGCACTCCTTTCTGGTTGTCACAATCACAAAAAGTTGGAGTTAGGCCAGTATGCAGCAGGAAAGGTTCTTGAGCTATGCCCTGATGACTCGGGCATATATTCCTTGGTGTCAAATGTTTTTGCCATGGCAAAGAATTGGGATAAGGTAGTTGAGGTGCGAAGGAGAATGAAGAATATGGGGACAAGGAAAGTACCAGGGTATAGCTTAGTGGAAGTTGGAGGAAAGCTTCATGCTTTTCGAATGGAGGATAGGAGCCATCCCCAATATGAAAGGATCATGGATTTGTTAAAGAGATTGGACTTCGAGATGAGGAAATTGGGTTACAAACCAAAGACAGAGTTTGTGTTCCATGACCTTGACGAGGATGTGAAAGAGAGAATGCTTGGCAATCACAGTGAAAAATTAGCTATTGCCTTTGGGTTGTTGACCACCAGTCCAGGGACAAGAATTGTTATCATAAAGAACTTAAGGATATGTGGAGATTGTCATGACGCAATAAAGTGTATTTCAGAGATAGTAAACCGGGAGATCGTTGTAAGGGATGTGAAAAGGTTCCACCATTTTAGGAATGGACTTTGCTCTTGTGGAGATCACTGGTAAAGATATTTATTCTCAGAATAGTAGTTGTGAACTGACAGAAACAGTACAGAAGCTTCAGATTGAGCAGCTGGAAACAGTTTTCAAAGTAATATATGCTAACTTAGTTGTTTTGTCACCTGCTCATGTTTACTTGAGGATCTCCTACTCTTGAGAAACCATAAGTGCAAATACTGCTTCAGGGTTTTATTAGCTTTAACATATAATACTATATCCACATGTAAGTTCTATTAAGTTCATGCGTTTCttgagaaaataaaatttaatattcttaAACTCTGAGTTGCTTCTGTTCACATGtgaatttcatgcataattttgagagGTATATCATCCTTCATGTTTAATAAGTAAAATTGAAAGATTATGTGTCTTTGATGAGTTAGTTCTTATCATTTTTGCCAGGAAATCTCTGAATATGTTGTACCATTATGCAGTTTGAGTCTATAGAGCTTTTGATTACTATTTCTTTTTCCCAAACCATTATTTCTTTCTTGGCAAAATAATGTGAAACTTTATGTTATTGATGAAATGTAACTGATGTTCAAGAACATTGTGTTACCGTAAGAAACTTCTTGCTATTCAAGAACATAAGCCATTCACATTTCATGGAACATTTGCATCTCAATATACTTGATGGCTATTGTACAATATTCTTTTTGATGGTTTATCTTGTCTTTGCATCAGAATTTGCTTcagaatcccctcctctagttgctTTGTAGATTAAATTTTGTTGTCTATTACTAGACCACCAGGCATCTGTTGTGATTCATAtgctgcatcattttagaatatattattACAAACCTTTTATATTACTTGGATGAATTTAGATTGAGCTAAAACTATTTCAAATACAATAAATTTAACTAGAACAGCCCCTTTTGTGTACTAGAATGAGTGTCTTTAGACCAATCCACGGTGTACAGGTTTGTATAGGGCACTCCATGAACTTGTCCAATTTCAAACCATTAGGAATAGCTTATACCAGGTGTTATGAGAAAGAGCTGTGCATGAAACTTCTGTTACTGCAGGTTCTGGGGAGGCCCAGTCTCTTTAGCCTATCCCTATATTCACAAGTAGAGAGATTGTTTTTATAGATTGACACCCTTGAGAGCAAGTGCAAAGAAGCAACTGTACCATACCATGATACTTAATTCAATGATGTTTGATTATCTTATAACTTCAGTTTTCCACTGTAACTTAGAATCACTGCAACATTAATATCCAACTGTAAATACATGTTAAAAGTTTGTTTAAGTGCATTTGATTTTTAAGTTCTCACTGTTGTACTCTGATATCTGCACTACTCTAGTCTGTTAATTCAAAGAACGGATTAGTAAGTTAGGGAAACATGATTTGAGACAATTAAACATGACTTGTCTTACAAATTTGTCCTATGGGTACAAGTACATGCTCAGCCAATCCTCTAATTACTAATACTTCAAATTTGCTCAGGTCAACATGAGTCTTGTGCAAACAAATACATGCCCAATTAACATGCGAATACTTGTATTCAGAAGTTTACATGATATAGAAGTTCGTTAAAACCTTACTATGGTTGATGTGGCAACACTGAATTTACTTGTACTTGCTGCTGATTTACATAGCACACTGGAGTTCTTTCTCAACAGAATTATTTCTCCACTACATGATAGAGGTAATAGAATGAGACCACAATCTGGATTTGATTCAGCATCCCATTGGCATTCGAGTTTGCAAGGTGCTTCAAGTTCATGCTGGATTTTATTAGTTCCTTGTTCCAAAACTGAAGCTAACACTGTTTTTCTTCATGCAGCTATTTCTTTCTGCATGAGAATGAACATTTGTCTGTCTCCCAGTTCAAGTCTATTAACATGATTTAGACAGTTTACTCAGTACCGTCGAATCACTTGGGCCGACTTTCATCCCCGTTAAGCTCCTTTCTGCTTTGTAATCGGGCTAATCTCTGTCCAAAGACAGAAGTTGCTTACCTTCCTCTCTTCATCCAGCTGACATAGTTGGAGCAGCTGGGTACCCTACCCAACAAAAACAAACCAGTTGGAGCAGCTGACATAGTTGGGCCTTACCGTCAAGCTCCTTTCTGCTTTGTAATCGGGCTAATCTCTGTCCAAAGACAGAAGTTGCTTACCTTCCTCTCTTCATCCAGCTGACATAGTTGGAGCAGCTGGGTACCCTACCCAACAAAAACAAACCAGAATGTTTGTTTTGGCTGATGTTGTTGGCTCTGTTCATAAAGATAGTGGCACTCATGAAGTACGATCAGGTTTAACATATTGCACAAAGCAAACATATGATCATAGTATGTAATGGTAAGTGATAGAGGTTTTCATGGGAAAAAGAAAAGGagttacaaagaaaaaaaattagatcttCAGTAGTTTCATGGCTTGAGATTATATCTATAAAAATACTATGTAAAATTTCGTAGATATCTCTTAGATATTTATTTAGGAATACATTACAATAAAATGCATGTACAAAATTGTGTAAATAACTTTGCAAAAGATAATAGTTACTCTGTCtataatttttgttctttaaagCCTTTTgggttaaaatgaaacacttcttTGATTCATTTGATCATGAATGAAAAATTTATTGTAACTCATTATTCAtaaataagaatatttttttcttaccTTTCCTAATAACTTCATGCAGTCACTAATAAATAGtgataataaagaaaaaaataattttatcacatttatttatatatagtttGCTTCAATAAATGCTTTATACATCTGTGGTAGGAAAAAATGACATCAGAATTATTCTTTTGATAAGATAAATGTAGGATGATTTTCCTAAAAAAATCttcattttagatttttctcATACAGTGctctcttttaatatttttaaataatacccCCTAGTTCGAAAAATATCTAGACCATCCctaaaaaaaattagttttacTTTTTTCTTCTATTACAATGTTTTGACCACCAATGTTGTTTGTAAGGCTTatttgaaaatactataaatgaaccAAATGAAACTAAAACACATTGAAAACTATTTGATTATTATATTAGGAGGTAAATAGGTATTTAAAATGTTTAAAAAAACATCacccaaataaaataaaaaataatttattataattttttagccACAATAACAAAAATACCATAAAACCtacttaaaaacactataaatgactTAAATGAACTTCTACAATCAAACAAATTAAAAGCCTAAAAATTTGGTATTGTAATGATCCATCAGTAATGACAACCAAGTGAGACACGATATGGtatcacttataatatttttcaatagctttatattatttttagtaccttaataaaaacattataaatgctatcaataaacataataaatgagtcaaataaaaatactataactgtTTAAAATAGATTAATAAACTAATTGAAAATTTTGGTGGGAAAAGTTGGTGAGGGTACTTTTGGAATTTTATCGAGGGATACTGTTTGAGAAAAACCAAAATGGGGCActatttcaagaaaattaaaataagaattaGAAAATTCACCCATAACTATTTGCAAATGTCTCTTTACTATTTATAgtcctatttttaaaatttttaaatatttttcaattatttgttcacaaatagatacaaatatcatcttcctcctcctcttctttttattctttctttactCTTCTTTTTTCTCGAACGACAACATCGAGAGAGTGACGAGTAACATCATAAGCCAGTGACAACATTGGCAAGCAATGTTCATAGCAACGGGCAGTGAGGATGAAATAACAattgtcaaaaaaaagaaaaaatcaataataataaaattataaataataat comes from the Musa acuminata AAA Group cultivar baxijiao chromosome BXJ2-8, Cavendish_Baxijiao_AAA, whole genome shotgun sequence genome and includes:
- the LOC135619416 gene encoding putative pentatricopeptide repeat-containing protein At3g25060, mitochondrial; translated protein: MLSALSRPSLKHLLRSCSDAQALVQIHALMLVTGSLYYPHSSGHLISAYARIGDVAAAHSVFRTASNPNISTWNALIIAHSRRGSLDQVLRLYRLLVSQGRPRPDSSTFTVTLKACAQSFDLRSGQEVIAHASDLGYSHDVFVCSSVLNMYAKCGKMDDAMRVFDEMPKKDIVSWTTMITGFVNTGNPVEAIEVYRKMQAEGVEGDGIVMVGLLQACAAFGDMGIGQSVHGHMLRHHIETDVVVETSLVDMYAKNGFLETAHIAFEKMSSKNVVSWSALISGYAQNGFASDALWMLIKMQEFGLCPDSVALVSAILACSHIGFLKLGKSIHGFIMRRFDFDHILGTAVIDMYSKCGSLLSARELFDRVCSRDLISWNTMIASYGVHGHGKEALSTFLEMSKTELKPDHATFASLLSAFSHSGLVEEGRHWFNLMRQEYRIDPSDKHYVCMVDLLARAGHVEEACELIQSMPDEPGVAVWVALLSGCHNHKKLELGQYAAGKVLELCPDDSGIYSLVSNVFAMAKNWDKVVEVRRRMKNMGTRKVPGYSLVEVGGKLHAFRMEDRSHPQYERIMDLLKRLDFEMRKLGYKPKTEFVFHDLDEDVKERMLGNHSEKLAIAFGLLTTSPGTRIVIIKNLRICGDCHDAIKCISEIVNREIVVRDVKRFHHFRNGLCSCGDHW